CGTTTACCCTGCTGGAACCTCTTGACCTTCGCGTCCACACCAGTTCTAGTTCTCACCAAGACAATATCACCAAGATGGACCAGGTTAATAACTTTCAAATTCTCCTGGCCAGACTCGTCCACAGCTGTCCCAGGGTTACCAAAATGCGCCTGCACTTCGACTGGTCCGAAACATCAGTTGCGCTGATCACTCAGTTTCAACACCTCCGCATCTTAGAATTGAAGTACTTCTGGGTATTCAAAGGCGTCAGTCCGAACACTTTACAGACGCTGACCAAATCGCTGCCTAATCTAAAATCCCTCACGCTTCACGTTCTCGTTCCGCTGCGAAATCTAGGAATCTCGTACACCCTTGAATCTCTTTCGCTCGAGTTCCTAGATGTGTCGCCGAGTCGAGGTCTGGTCTTCTCCTGCCTCAACCTCCCAGCGCTACGAGAGCTGCGGGCGAAAAAGATCGTTCGGGGCATTACTCTGGACCGCCGGACTCGACTACGGATACAGAGCCGATGGCCGTGCTTGTATCAGGTCTTACGTGAAGGGACGCCCAAACTTCAGGCCCTTAACAATGAAAGACTCCTTCCCAACTGGAAAGAGCAAAGTTACAGAGAGCTGACGTCAATCCTCCAGCAGTCATGCTACTGTCTTCAGCATTTAGACAGCTGGCTCTGGTGAAGTCGAGACTTAAACAATTACAGGCCGCACATAAGAGCCTAAAGGGACACAGCCAcatcctgaagaaaatgtaggAAAATTAGAAGGACCAAAATATAATGGGACAATGCACTTCTGCTGATTcgctgtaattaaaaatatttcaagttgTAATTTAATCATACGTCAGCCCCCATGCCAGCAAATAATTGGATTAAGTTCAAAATAATGTCCAGATTcttaattatacaattatgcTTAAAAGGAGTCTTGACTAGTGTTGTGCTACGAGGGTTTATGTTTCAGACTGAAGTGTGTGCATTTTTTAGGGGCTTAGGTGAATTCAGGAAAATTGTTCTATTGTGCAAAGAGGAGGATAAAGCGGATTGCTGCAATAGAGCGTGGATAACATTGACAACTTTAATTCCTTATAACATTTCAGTCCTTGTGTGTTTCAGTAGAAACTGTCAAAAAAGAGggtttttttgcctttattttgtgtgtatttttgtcttgaactagtttttatttcagtgttttgagcTCTCTGTGACCAAACGTTGTAACATTCCTGATAATCTATATTTGAGACAATTCTGATggcaatttaattttaatctttctTTTATGAACTGGAAACTCTGgtatacagattttattttttatcaagcCTAGGattgttcttttttctttaagcaTTTTCACGAGTGAAAATATGCATTGTGCTGCATcttcatgtttatttgtatttgtggcaaatgtgttaatataattaaaatgatgattaAGTTTAGTAATGAGAGTAAAACTTGAACAGCTAAGACATTCTTGACATTATGAGGTATCAACTGACCAATGAAGCATAGACTGACTGAGATCAGATGCTCAGCATTTGTGCTAAGCATTAACTTAAACCTTAAAGACATAGTGTGCCTTCAATGATGTTTGTGACTCGTGGAGTTCTTTgattttatgaaatgaaaatattgccTTTAGCCTCAAACCAATAGACCAGTTGTCTAATTTATTTCACATGCacatacgttttttttctttgatgctGCATTTCCTAGTAAACATCCCAAAGGatgaaaatatgatttgaaTGCAATATCTCAAGCTCATCCACAGGATGGCACCcttgtctttctttttgttgtgtttttgtcttgccACAGTGGTGCAGTGATAAGTGAATTGTGTGTACAGGCTGGAATTGTAACAGCTACAA
This region of Puntigrus tetrazona isolate hp1 chromosome 18, ASM1883169v1, whole genome shotgun sequence genomic DNA includes:
- the si:dkey-12e7.1 gene encoding uncharacterized protein si:dkey-12e7.1; amino-acid sequence: MPQRKRALVPVNTRRRVKADEDYFPFNSLPVECQLHVLSFLSEVDKCNSALVCASWSCLVRSGKLWRVADYSRRGVFHLGQEGLLVSNREFERWKSWVHHYTHHLISRGASLLTLKASFDLGDQCNKWGELLSHLLENVHCRDLSHLDLNWTFTLLEPLDLRVHTSSSSHQDNITKMDQVNNFQILLARLVHSCPRVTKMRLHFDWSETSVALITQFQHLRILELKYFWVFKGVSPNTLQTLTKSLPNLKSLTLHVLVPLRNLGISYTLESLSLEFLDVSPSRGLVFSCLNLPALRELRAKKIVRGITLDRRTRLRIQSRWPCLYQVLREGTPKLQALNNERLLPNWKEQSYRELTSILQQSCYCLQHLDSWLW